AACCGTCCACACCGGTGAACTGCTTCGCCGCGTGGGTATTCTGGGACAGGAAGCGCTCGACACGACGGGCACGGTGGACGACCAGCTTGTCCTCCTCGCCCAGCTCGTCGATACCGAGGATAGCGATGATGTCCTGGAGGTCCTTGTACTTCTGCAGGATCCCCTTGACGCGCATGGCGGTCGTGTAGTGGTCCTGCGAGATGTAACGCGGGTCCAGGATGCGGGACGTGGAGTCCAGCGGGTCCACCGCGGGGTAGATGCCCTTCTCGGAGATCGGACGGGAGAGAACCGTCGTCGCGTCGAGGTGGGCGAAGGTGGTCGCCGGCGCCGGGTCGGTCAGGTCGTCCGCGGGGACGTAGATCGCCTGCATCGAGGTGATCGAGTGACCGCGGGTCGAGGTGATGCGCTCCTGGAGGAGGCCCATCTCGTCCGCCAGGTTCGGCTGGTAACCCACCGCGGACGGCATACGGCCGAGCAGGGTGGACACCTCGGAACCCGCCTGGGTGAAGCGGAAGATGTTGTCGATGAAGAACAGCACGTCCTGCTTCTGCACATCGCGGAAGTACTCCGCCATGGTCAGACCGGCGAGGGCGACGCGCAGACGGGTGCCCGGGGGCTCGTCCATCTGGCCGAAGACCAGCGCGGTCTTGTCCAGAACGCCGGACTCCTCCATCTCGGCGATGAGGTCGTTGCCCTCACGGGTGCGCTCACCGACGCCGGCGAACACGGAAACACCCTCGTGCAGCTTCGCCACACGCATGATCATTTCCTGGATGAGGACGGTCTTGCCGACACCGGCACCACCGAACAGACCGATCTTTCCACCCTTGACGTACGGGGTGAGAAGGTCGACGACCTTCAGACCGGTCTCGAACATCTCGGTCTTCGACTCGAGGTCCTCGAACTTCGGGGCCTTGCGGTGGATCTCCCAGCGCTCGGACTCCTGGCCGTTCGCCTCGGGCTCGTTCAGCACCTCACCGAGGGTGTTGAACACCTTGCCCTTGGTGAAGTCGCCGACCGGGACGGTGATGCCCTTGCCCGTGTCGGTCACCGGGGCCTGGCGGACCAGACCGTCGGTGGGCTGCATCGAGATGGTGCGGACGACACCCTCGCCGAGGTGCTGCGCGACCTCGAGCGTCAGGGTCTTGGTGGTACCCGGGTTCGCCGGGTCCGGCACCTCGACGTTCAGCGCGTTGTAGATCTCCGGCATCGCGTCGACGGGGAACTCCACGTCGACGACCGGGCCGATGACCCGCGCGACGCGGCCAGTGGCCACGCCAGCAGGAGCGGTCGGCTCAACAGTGGTGGTCATTAGTAGTCACTCCCCGCGGTCGCGTCGGCCAGGGCGCTCGCGCCACCGACGATCTCGCTGATTTCCTGGGTGATGTCGGCCTGGCGGGCCGCGTTGGCAAGTCGGGTGTACGTGTTGATCAGATCACCCGCGTTGTCGGTCGCCGACTTCATCGCCTTTCGGCGGGACGCGTGCTCGGAAGCCGCGGCCTGCAGCAGGGCGTTGTAGATCCGGCTCTCGACGTACCGCGGAAGCAGTGCGTCGAGGACGTCCTCCGCCGACGGCTCGAAGTCGAACAGCGGAAGCAGTTCGTCCTTCCTGCCGCCCCCGGCCTCCGCCTTCGCCTCGTCGAGGCTGAGCGGCAGCAGCCGGCCGTCGATCGGCGTCTGCGTCAGCATCGAGACGAACTCGGTGAAGACGATGTGGAGCTCGTCCACGCCGCCCTCGGCCGTCTCCGTCTCGATCGCCTCGATCAGCGGCGCCGCGATGTCCTTGGCGTTGGAGTAGGAGGGGTTGTCGGTGAAGCCCGTCCACGAGTCCGCGATCTTCATCTCACGGAAGCCGTAGTAGGCCACGCCCTTGCGGCCGACGACGTAGGTGTCGACCTCCTTGCCCTCGCCGCGGAGCCGCTCGGTCAGCCGGGCGGCCGTCTTGATCGCGTTCGAGGAGTAGCCACCGGCCAGACCGCGGTCGCTCGTGAGGAGCAGGACAGCGGCACGGGCCGGGGACTCCGCCTCCGTGGTCAGCGGGTGCTTCGTGTTCGAGCCGGTCGCCACCGCCGTGACCGCGCGGGTCAGCTCGGTCGCGTACGGCGTGGAGGCCGCCACCTTGCGCTGCGCCTTGACGATGCGCGAGGCGGAGATCATCTCCATCGCCTTGGTGATCTTCTTCGTCGCGGTGACCGACTTGATACGACGCTTGTAGACCCGGAGCTGGGCTCCCATGAGTCAGGTCCCTTCCGTCGTCACTTCGAGACGTTGACGGTCGCCGGGGCGTCCTCGCCGAGCAGCTTGCCGTCGGAGGTCTCGAACTGCTTCTTGAAGTCGGCGATCGCCTCGGCGAGCTTCTCCAGCAGGTCGTCGGACATCTTGCCGCCCTCGCGGATGGAGGTCATCAGCGTCGTGTGCTCGCGGTGCAGGAACTCGAGCAGCTCGGACTCGAAGCGGCGGATGTCCTCGACCGGGACGTCGTCCATCTTGCCGGTGGTGCCGGCCCAGATGGAGACGACCTGGTTCTCCGTCGGGTACGGGGCGTACTGCGGCTGCTTCAGCAGCTCGACCATGCGCTTACCGCGCTCCAGTGCGGCCTTCGAGGCGGCGTCCAGGTCGGAACCGAAGGCGGCGAACGCCTCCAGCTCGCGGTACTGGGCGAGGTCCACACGAAGACGTCCGGAGACCTGCTTCATGGCCTTGTGCTGAGCGGAGCCACCGACACGGGAGACCGAGATACCGACGTTCAGGGCCGGGCGCTGGCCGGCGTTGAACAGGTCGGACTCCAGGAAGCACTGGCCGTCGGTGATGGAGATGACGTTGGTCGGGATGAACGCCGAGACGTCGTTGGCCTTGGTCTCGACGATCGGCAGACCGGTCATCGAGCCGGCGCCCATGTCGTCGGACAGCTTGGCGCAGCGCTCCAGCAGACGGGAGTGCAGGTAGAAGACGTCACCCGGGTAGGCCTCACGGCCCGGCGGGCGGCGCAGCAGCAGCGACACCGCGCGGTAGGCGTCGGCCTGCTTCGACAGGTCGTCGAAGACGATGAGGACGTGCTTGCCCTCGTACATCCAGTGCTGGCCGATGGCCGAACCGGTGTACGGCGCCAGGTACTTGAAGCCGGCCGGGTCGGAAGCC
The genomic region above belongs to Streptomyces marianii and contains:
- the atpA gene encoding F0F1 ATP synthase subunit alpha: MAELTIRPEEIRDALENFVQSYKPDAASREEVGTVSLAGDGIAKVEGLPSTMANELLKFEDGTLGLALNLEDREIGAIVLGEFSGIEEGQPVQRTGEVLSVAVGEGYLGRVVDPLGNPIDGLGEIETSGRRALELQAPTVMQRKSVHEPMETGYKAVDAMTPVGRGQRQLIIGDRQTGKTALAVDTIINQRDNWRSGDPKKQVRCIYVAVGQKGSTIASVRGALEEAGALEYTTIVAAPASDPAGFKYLAPYTGSAIGQHWMYEGKHVLIVFDDLSKQADAYRAVSLLLRRPPGREAYPGDVFYLHSRLLERCAKLSDDMGAGSMTGLPIVETKANDVSAFIPTNVISITDGQCFLESDLFNAGQRPALNVGISVSRVGGSAQHKAMKQVSGRLRVDLAQYRELEAFAAFGSDLDAASKAALERGKRMVELLKQPQYAPYPTENQVVSIWAGTTGKMDDVPVEDIRRFESELLEFLHREHTTLMTSIREGGKMSDDLLEKLAEAIADFKKQFETSDGKLLGEDAPATVNVSK
- the atpD gene encoding F0F1 ATP synthase subunit beta; translation: MTTTVEPTAPAGVATGRVARVIGPVVDVEFPVDAMPEIYNALNVEVPDPANPGTTKTLTLEVAQHLGEGVVRTISMQPTDGLVRQAPVTDTGKGITVPVGDFTKGKVFNTLGEVLNEPEANGQESERWEIHRKAPKFEDLESKTEMFETGLKVVDLLTPYVKGGKIGLFGGAGVGKTVLIQEMIMRVAKLHEGVSVFAGVGERTREGNDLIAEMEESGVLDKTALVFGQMDEPPGTRLRVALAGLTMAEYFRDVQKQDVLFFIDNIFRFTQAGSEVSTLLGRMPSAVGYQPNLADEMGLLQERITSTRGHSITSMQAIYVPADDLTDPAPATTFAHLDATTVLSRPISEKGIYPAVDPLDSTSRILDPRYISQDHYTTAMRVKGILQKYKDLQDIIAILGIDELGEEDKLVVHRARRVERFLSQNTHAAKQFTGVDGSDVPLDESIAAFNAICDGDFDHFPEQAFFMCGGLEDLKKNAKELGVS
- a CDS encoding F0F1 ATP synthase subunit gamma, which codes for MGAQLRVYKRRIKSVTATKKITKAMEMISASRIVKAQRKVAASTPYATELTRAVTAVATGSNTKHPLTTEAESPARAAVLLLTSDRGLAGGYSSNAIKTAARLTERLRGEGKEVDTYVVGRKGVAYYGFREMKIADSWTGFTDNPSYSNAKDIAAPLIEAIETETAEGGVDELHIVFTEFVSMLTQTPIDGRLLPLSLDEAKAEAGGGRKDELLPLFDFEPSAEDVLDALLPRYVESRIYNALLQAAASEHASRRKAMKSATDNAGDLINTYTRLANAARQADITQEISEIVGGASALADATAGSDY